From one Nonomuraea polychroma genomic stretch:
- a CDS encoding beta-propeller fold lactonase family protein, with product MAIVAGLAPPMAVTTPAAAVARFRQLAYVSNVFSNTVSVINTATNAIIATIPVSDQPKGVAITSNGARVYVTNQESDDVAVISTATNAVIDTIPVGDRPQGVAITPDGTRVYVANAFSDNVSVISTATNAVSHTITVGTTPVAVAITPDGTRVYVTNGNSDNVSVISTATNTVIDTITVGDGPQGVAITPDGTRAYVTNADSDDVSVIDTASNTVIDTITVGDHPLGVAITPDGARAYVANAFSDDVSVIDTASNAVIDTITFGDGPFAVAATPDGTRVYVTNNSSDDVSVIDTASNTVIDTITVGDGPEGVAIGTVIDTITVGDGPEGVAIGRVVRGARPGPKIKIRGPVGQQSQDQRHSQGHSQRHSQRQNQDSKVIMVVGQRSHDRHGAAESRW from the coding sequence ATGGCCATCGTGGCTGGCCTGGCACCGCCGATGGCGGTGACTACTCCAGCGGCGGCCGTCGCACGGTTCCGGCAGCTCGCCTACGTGTCCAATGTCTTCTCAAATACCGTGTCGGTGATCAATACTGCCACCAACGCCATCATCGCCACCATCCCCGTCAGCGACCAGCCCAAGGGAGTGGCGATCACCTCCAATGGCGCCCGCGTATACGTCACCAACCAGGAGTCCGATGACGTGGCGGTGATCAGTACTGCCACCAACGCCGTCATCGACACCATCCCCGTCGGCGACCGTCCCCAAGGAGTGGCGATCACTCCTGATGGCACCCGCGTCTACGTAGCCAACGCCTTTTCGGATAATGTGTCGGTGATCAGTACCGCCACCAACGCCGTCTCTCACACCATCACCGTCGGCACCACTCCAGTCGCGGTGGCGATTACCCCCGATGGCACCCGTGTCTACGTCACCAACGGCAACTCGGATAATGTGTCGGTGATCAGTACCGCCACCAACACCGTCATCGACACCATCACCGTCGGCGATGGTCCCCAAGGAGTGGCGATTACCCCCGATGGCACCCGCGCCTACGTCACCAACGCCGACTCGGATGATGTGTCGGTGATCGACACCGCCTCCAACACCGTCATCGACACCATTACTGTCGGCGACCATCCCCTAGGAGTGGCGATCACTCCTGATGGCGCTCGCGCCTACGTAGCCAACGCCTTCTCGGATGATGTGTCGGTGATCGATACTGCCTCCAACGCCGTCATCGACACCATCACCTTTGGTGATGGTCCCTTCGCGGTGGCGGCCACCCCCGATGGCACCCGCGTGTACGTCACCAACAACTCCTCGGATGATGTGTCGGTGATCGATACTGCCTCCAACACCGTCATCGACACCATCACTGTTGGGGACGGTCCCGAAGGGGTGGCCATCGGGACCGTCATCGACACCATCACTGTTGGGGACGGTCCCGAAGGGGTGGCCATCGGGCGTGTCGTCAGGGGAGCCAGGCCCGGCCCCAAGATCAAAATTAGGGGGCCAGTGGGCCAGCAGAGCCAAGACCAGCGTCATAGCCAGGGTCATAGCCAGCGTCATAGCCAGCGTCAAAATCAGGACAGTAAGGTGATCATGGTGGTCGGGCAACGTTCGCACGATCGCCATGGCGCCGCTGAGTCACGCTGGTAG